A genome region from Bemisia tabaci chromosome 3, PGI_BMITA_v3 includes the following:
- the LOC109044290 gene encoding histone deacetylase 8, producing the protein MDTSRKRTRSCDSDEIDTSVSVAYIHSNSLLVESSKTPNIGKRAKMVHHLIKAYGLLDFVKVIEPKLATAEQLSQFHSSSYVDYILSLRNESEEDDASNHSSTDESSEDESDCDEETNEEFGIGYDCPPLKNLFQYVSHMAGSTLTAANTLINGEADVVINWCGGWHHAQRDEAEGFCYVNDIVLGIQELRKKFEFVLYIDFDIHHGNGVENAFAFTRKVFTLSIHKYEPGFYPGTGSLDDIGIGNGKYHSLNIPLKTGISDEPYISMFQSISEKVFAAFQPDCIVVQCGADCITGDKLGDFNLTPKALGLCIKHILSWKRPVMVLGGGGYNLVNTAKCWTYLTSVILAREIPSEIPEHKYFTLYGPDFDLEITPSHRKDCNTKDELGRTVIKVTDLMNKLRNETLP; encoded by the exons ATGGACACCAGCCGGAAACGAACACGTAGTTGCGACTCAGATGAAATAGATACCAGCGTCAGTGTTGCGTATATTCATTCAAACAGCCTCCTTGTTGAATCATCAAAAACTCCCAATATAGGGAAAAGG GCCAAAATGGTGCATCATTTAATCAAAGCTTACGGACTTTTGGATTTCGTTAAGGTGATAGAACCAAAATTGGCAACTGCTGAACAGCTATCCCAGTTCCATTCTTCCAGCTATGTTGATTATATTCTGAGTTTACGAAACGAATCAGAAGAAGATGATGCATCTAATCACAGCAGCACTGATGAAAGTAGTGAGGATGAAAGTGATTGTGatgaagaaaccaatgaagaaTTTGGAATAG GCTACGATTGTCCTCCTTTAAAGAACCTATTTCAGTATGTTTCTCATATGGCTGGATCTACTTTAACCGCTGCAAATACCCTCATTAATGGAGAAGCAGATGTAGTTATCAATTGGTGCGGAGGCTGGCATCATGCTCAAAG GGATGAAGCTGAGGGATTCTGTTACGTTAATGATATTGTCCTTGGAATTCAAGAACTAAGGAAGAAGTTTGAATTTGTACTTTACATAGATTTCGATATTCATCACG GGAATGGAGTGGAAAATGCCTTCGCTTTCACACGGAAAGTTTTCACTCTCTCCATTCATAAGTATGAGCCAGGATTCTACCCCGGGACTGGCAGTTTAGATGATATTGGAATTGGAAATGGAAAGTATCACTCCTTAAATATACCCCTTAAAACAGGAATATCAGATGAGCCGTACATCAGTATGTTCCAGAG catATCTGAAAAAGTGTTTGCAGCTTTTCAACCAGACTGTATTGTTGTTCAATGTGGGGCTGACTGTATAACGGGCGATAAGTTGGGCGATTTCAATCTGACACCGAAAGCTTTGGGTCTTTGCATCAAACATATTTTATCTTGGAAACGACCTGTCATGGTATTAGGTGGAG gAGGTTACAATCTTGTAAATACAGCGAAATGTTGGACCTACTTGACCTCAGTTATTTTAGCTCGTGAAATACCTTCAGAAATTCCTGAACACAAG TATTTCACTCTCTACGGCCCAGACTTTGATTTAGAAATAACGCCAAGTCACAGAAAAGACTGTAACACAAAAGATGAACTCGGGAGAACAGTCATCAAGGTTACCG
- the LOC109044288 gene encoding high mobility group protein 20A, whose protein sequence is MEIKSEPIESAPSIKLEAQDIDSSKRGSWQKGKKRKKSSRDATAPRHPLTGYVRFLNDRREKARAENPNLSFSELQKLLGNEWNQLPQNQKQQYLIAAEQDKERYSQEMAAYRQTDAYRDFVQNKLKKKSKQDRNEDENDKEFEYSGYDISIFTEEFLEHNKVRETELRQLRKSATNYEQQNAILLKHLDNMKTAVEKLQSETAQQEAANTSMQKHLQDLRQNLSQKFAALPLPGTNETPTLQTIDNYMSQMLSTLMATPPNQAFNKSVKDVVNSLNISVKDFMSDFNNAA, encoded by the exons ATGGAAATCAAGTCTGAACCAATTGAATCTG CTCCGTCTATAAAGTTAGAAGCTCAAGATATTGATTCCAGTAAAAGAGGTAGCTGGCAGAAagggaagaaaaggaaaaaatcttcCAGAGATGCAACAGCTCCAAGACATCCTCTCACAG GTTACGTCAGATTTCTAAATGACCGACGAGAAAAAGCAAGAGCAGAAAATCCAAATTTGTCATTCTCAGAACTTCAGAAGTTGCTTGGTAATGAATGGAATCAACTACCACAAAATCAGAAACAG CAATACTTAATTGCAGCTGAGCAAGACAAGGAAAGGTATTCCCAAGAAATGGCAGCTTATCGTCAAACAGACGCATACAGGGATTTTGTTCAGAATAAACTGAAGAAGAAATCTAAACAGGATCGAAATGAAGAT GAAAATGATAAGGAATTCGAGTACTCCGGTtatgatatatcgattttcaCAGAGGAATTTCTAGAGCACAATAAAG TTCGAGAAACAGAGCTGAGGCAATTAAGAAAATCAGCAACTAACTATGAACAACAGAATGCTATTCTATTGAAACATCTTGataacatgaaaacggctgtcgAAAAACTGCAATCTGAAACAGCTCAGCAAGAAGCAGCAAATACCTCAATGCAGAAGCATTTACAAGATCTAAGACAAAATTTGTCACAAAAGTTTGCAGCTCTTCCTTTGCCAG GTACCAATGAAACTCCTACCCTACAAACAATAGACAATTATATGTCTCAGATGTTGTCAACTCTGATGGCCACACCACCAAATCAAGCTTTCAACAAATCAGTGAAAGATGTTGTGAATAGTCTAAATATTTCAGTCAAAGACTTCATGAGTGATTTCAATAACGCCGCATGA